The sequence TGCTCCAAATGTTGCTTTACATGACATACAGAAACGCCAAAAAAGTGGTGATAGAAAATGTCGAGACACAAAGCCAGACAGAAGGACAGGAAGAACACAAAACTCCAGTTGAGTTAAAGGAACAGGTTATCGACATCGCAAAGCTGAGTGCAACGGTTTGCCCCGGAATAACTCCGGTGGTGATGCCGCCCCCTGCCGCCAACGACATTGCACTTAATCTGGACGGAGAGAAAACTCCGGCCGAGAAGTAGACGAATGATGATATTGAGGAAGCATATCACCCTTCGAATGAATCAGTGGAtcgattttaattaatttggcaTAAGCTAAGGTTTATTGACATTATGAGTGTTACTTTATGCTTGATATTATGAAACTAATGTATGTTTTTAAGACCTTTTTTATTCGGTTTGTGTGTGTTGTTTTATCTATGAATTGAAATTTATAAGATGTGTTATTAATGAAGATTGCTACTGATTTATCGTTTTGAATTAATATTGTTAGTTGTTATTATGGTCGATATTATGTTGTTTTGGTAAATTAATATATGGTTAACATTCAAAATGATcggtaaatatttttttgtcaaaaatgGTCCCTCCAATTTGGGTTTTGATTCTGAAAGTTAGATTATAATTTAGCTTTTGGTCCTTTTTTTCAATTAAATGTTAATACGGAGAACAAGACCAAAagttaaaaataacataaattacaaaaccaaaaaccaaatttcaatatttattggaACAATAggcaaacatataatattatttgaCAATTTTCCCAATTAATATATATGGGGTATTTGTTTGTAAAtagattaatatttaatttaacattaaaattgtacaaatttcatttttcattatttttaattgtatcATAATATACATATACTTGGATGAAGAAatcttgaaaaaaatatatatataatttgaatttagaatcttctgaaaaaaaatatatataatttgaatttaGAATCTTGACATTACAAGAGGccataaaataaacaaaagaaTTGATAGCTGGAAATTTAGTACATTTTCCAACAATATTGGAACTTACCATAAATACATTAAAAAGGAAATAAAGTGCAGCAGCTTAAAGCCATGTTGCACGCTTTCCCTATTTGATTTCACCTTATTTTAACTTTTACTCATTAAAGAGTACTACTCACTTcaaatattacattttttttaaaatcaaatatttgatttcaattTAACCAGGTTTCCTATTTTTTCCCAATGttttaaacaaaattattaGAAAAGTACACATCATCACTCATGGTCCATAAATTTCATATTCCAAGAAAACACAATTAGGTCTCCTTTGATAAGGTCCGACTCAAATCTTTTGAAGTCAAATACACCTTTGAGCAAATCATATCCCTTCTTCCTCTGCTCGATGACAATAAACTAACGAGACAcagtgcaactcaaatattttaactaTATAACAATCTGAATGTCACTGTTCAATTGACATCCATACATTAATCCGACGATTCATATGTTCTACGACGAGCATTTTCGTGATTCCTTTTATTTCACAGCTTGAGTTCCTCGAAAGCAACACCTATTACCAATCCACATAATTCAAAACCATTGGATCATCATCAAACATGTTTACCCCAACTTGTCATAGGGAGAAGTTTATGTGTAAGCAACAAAAGAACTAACAAAAGAGCCCCACTAATTTTCTTTTTCCATAGCAATAATTTATCCACTTGTGCCAGCTTCTTTTATCTTGAATGAGCAAGCAGCTAACTACGGCACTCTAGTGCTCTTGTTTATTTTAGTCCTAGGCGTAAAATTTCGCAAGGATAACATTAACAGCAGCACCAAAATTATTGCTATTGATCGAGATTCTATGTGTAGTGTTGAATGACTAGAAAGTAGAAATAATTCAACTTTGAGTTGGCCCACCATTTATCAATCTCAACTTGCATCATATTCAGAGGGACCAGATATTTCTCCCAGTACCACATAATGCAGGCAAGTAAAAAGGAGAACAAGATGTCAACTGCACTGATTTCAGCATATTGGGTGACCATTTATAGATTTTCAGCTTAAGTTACACtaaattgaaatttgattgcCATCATCTAAATCCATTACCTTGTAAAGCTAATAGTTCGCGACAAGAAATATCCGCTTGTGAGCGAAAACCAGAGGAAGTGCTGATGATGTTTGTCGAAGAACCTCCTTGGTAGCTCGTCCAGAAAGAAATGGGATATCTATACAAATCATGGCATAAATCATGTCAAGTGAGAAAATTCCAGCAGTGGAATAAATTAGCATATGACTTTACATGTAAATTAGATCAGATTCCCTGCAAGTCCAAGCGTATAATATATTTTGGCTTTGAGTTTTTTTGTGGTTCTATGCTGCAACAGAAAGACATACTCGAACAGAATATGTGGATATACTGTAATCACGAAATTTTTTGAACCGTTGGTGGATTATAAAGTGTCGAGTGGAGTGGAGGAAGAGTATACCACTCACCTTTTTGTTTCACCTGGTAAGGCAAAGCTAGAGTCTATAAAAAATAACAAGACTGGTGACTGGTCTAAGATGGCTGAAAACAAATTTCAATGTTGCATATTTAGAATGAATAAGATTAGCATTGATTATGTAAAGGGAACTCGTACAGCAGATTAAATATTAGATGAATGAATTTAACAGTATATGCAGTTTATACTTGACAATTTACATAAATAAAATCTGTAAGCCTCAAAATTAAAAGAGAACTTGAAAaaagatttgatgaaatataCAAATAACTAACATATTTATGAATTAGTCCAGAGAAGCCCAATCAGGATATGGGCACTCGTACGTCCAGCCTGGCCCAGAATATCGAACGCAGTGCAGCCATAAACCCTCTTCATGCCCATCATATCTGCATACAAAAGAATGATGATTGTTTTGCGTTATCCACACATTTAGGGGGAAAATTTATGGAACCACAGAGGAAACTCAAAAACACCAGCACTTGGTCAAATCCAGAAGGATGCTAATTCAACTAATGGATACTTGAAGAAAGCGCCATAAAGTATGAGTTTGATATAGCAGAAAACTGTACGGATGTTTTCATTCAAGATGagagattcaaaaaaatttagtgGGAAACTGTATCAAATCACATTCATCTTTCTGTCAAGAAAAAATTCTCACCCTTTAGGTGCCAAATTAGGACAATTCGTACACATAGGATCAATGCAGAAATCTTTGATGGGATCATCTGTAGAGATAGGCACACAAATCTCACAATGGTTAGGCTTTAGGGCGAACTCCGACATAGCTGCAGCTCTGTCTGCACTCAATCCTTCAACAGAACGATGATTAACAGACTCTGATAGGTATAGCATGTCATTAGCTATGGGATGTCCCGTAAATTGCAAATGGACACGAATCTGTAGGAAAGAGTTCAGTTCATCAAAAATGTTGACCAATTATAGAAAAATCCTGTGCTATTTTCAAACCTAAGCCAGGTACATAGCAAGTGTATGCCATGGAATCAATGAATATGGAGATCTTTTAAGTTACAAAACCAACATAATTCCgcaacataaattttttttaaaaaaataaagaaaagaacaaaaaaaagaAGCTATTACCTGGTGGGTCCTGCCGGTGATCGGTTCACAGGAAACAATGCTTTGAATTCCATTAGTGCTAATTCTGGTGAATTTGGTACAAGCAGCTTTCCCTTTTGAAGGACTTTTACAGTTTTGACCATTTTCCGCCTGCACAGTTTTTTACCAtggattaaaaaaaactaaaaactagCACTggaactgcataaataaaaaagaCATAAAAAATGATGCACCTGCAACTTACTGGACAGATGGCACTCTAGAATACACGAAAGAAACACAAAGATagattgcacaataaaatccacGAATTGTAATTTATACCTCCGCGGTGCTCTTTCCTTCTCGAGCATTATAGTTTATATTCATGTTGACAACTAGCTGCCAAGGAAAGATTGTACAATGAAGTCCAATAATCGTCATGACTCAAGAGAATGCAGTGCTGTTAAAAACACATGATCCAAACTCAAAACGTGAACGAAAATATGTTGCTACAATTATTACCTCATTCTCAGGAAACACTCCTATCACTCTTGCAATATACTTTTTCTTCACCTCTCCAGCTTCAATCTGAAACAAACAATTTATTCAATAAAGCGTCGAAATCAGTTTATGTTTCTCAATATATTTTTGTTGGTGTTCAGGTGGTTCATTGAAGGGAATTTTGACATGCAGCATGCTACCTAAAATTGGAAAAATTTTCGAAATGATGTTTATGTGTAACCTTTTAAATGAGGTTTGTTAATTTACTCCAGATAGACCAAAGGGAATAAAAGTTCCAACATGGGAAAAGGGCAAAACCAGGTAAACACGACTTCTTTAAATAATGTGGTGATCCACCAATTGTAGAACTTGGATTTTAAAGGTCAGCTTTTACCATCGGGCAGATTCTAATAATTCCATGTGTTAGTTACCTGCTGCCGGAAAATGTCAGCCTTGGAAGCATTTCTGGCAAGGATAAGAAGTCCAGAGACCAAACGATCTAATCTATGAATTGCTGAAATTGGTGTCAAGGTTGTAAATATGCTAGGTTTTATGGCAATTATGCTACAGAGAAACATAAAATACACATTTACAGCAAATTTCCTAAACGGGTGACTATAGTGAAATGATGACGCCCCTGAAATGGCCACATACCAGTATTGTATTGTATCGGATACTTATCAGACACGGATACTTGATGCATATATGTTGGAAACTTCTACAGGCAACAATAGGGGTATTCATCatcatataaaatttgaatACAGCATCCAACATAATCTTATTAATGGTTGTGTCTTGGTCGTACCGAATACCAACAGAGCTGTTTTATATAATTAGAGGCTTATAATCTATTGGAAAAACAAATATAACGTAACACGTGAAAGTTCTTAAcagatatatttaaattttgcgTTTGAATTATTAATTACGTGATACATGTTATAAATTGCATATTCACACCATGTTTAGTATATTGATAGAATTTCATATGTTTGTGAAGATGTGGATATAAAAAACAGTCATCATTTTGTACCGTAtcctaattttcaaaaaattgttGTATCTTGTACATGTATCCTCGTATCCATAATCTGTGCAACATAGATGTGTAGAGCAGGTATTGGTGATTAAAAATTTGTAAGCTATTGTTCCAAGAAAAGAGAGAAAGGATACGGAATAATGGTGCCAAGTCATGTTCTGCCTGAAGAATACCAACAACAGTGTTCTTGCGATATTGCCCACATGGATGCACCTGCATATATGATTTGCATCCATTATAGGTCATTCATGGTCTCATATAAGAAGCACACGCGATTTTTTGGAATTTACTAACAGAAACAATTTCTGGAATGCAAATATTGAATTTTCAGAGAAAAACTCGTAACATTTACATGACTGAAAATCAGCACGACTACCAATGCAGAATTAATAGCAACATGATCTAAGAGGCATACTGAATTTATCACTAGACCCCCAAAAACAAAGAATTGATTAGTTATGCTCAAACCATTCACTAACAAACCCTTACCAAATTTCTGTGTAAGTTTGAAATATTCGCTGTCTCTACTATACATAAATTTTGGTAATATGAGACAGCTAAGACAAGGATTCAGGAGAGACTATTTAGTGGTTTCAATCAAGCCTTCGCAATATtcacagaaaaataaaaaataaaactaaaaaagaaagaaaaatagaTGGGAaagacaaaatttattttaatggacaaaaaatcacataaaataTCGAATGAAAGGCTTCGCAATCGAGATGATATTTGTGAAAGTATACAAACTCATACCAAAATTGTCAGAAAACATCCATCTAAAAACAGCCATTGGAGAACTCAAATCAAATTTTTACACTCGATTTCCAAAACAGATGCCATATAATTAGTATAGCAAAAAAAAAGAATTGCGAGAGAGCGATACAAGTATTCACTTCACAAAAGTAAAAGCATCCCAATTGCAAATAAGTTTTTGGTTGGTACACAGTATTGGAAGATGATGAAACTGGATAAAACCAACTTAATCAGCTCAAAAAACTTACAGGGACTGACGCTGGCTTACGCACAGTTAAGACATCTGGTTCGGTAAGAAGAATCTCAACTTCCGAAGCCATCACTGGTGGTTCGTGCCTACAAGTGTTTTAACAACTAGAATTATAAATTCACCGTGAATGGTTTTACAAAAGGGTAACTATTAAGTTCCAATGCAACATATATGAGAATAAAATTGCATTAACATCTCTCAGTGcatagtaataaaaaaaatttctgataTTTCTACTGTCTCTGATACAAACCTGTGCAAGAAATGGCTAATTTTTTGTGAAGACTGAACAACGTATGACACGGGTACAACTTGTCCATCAACTTGTATCCGTCCAGCTTTCACTGCAGATACCTATCATACAATCAAAGCCTCACAAACTTGGGTGCACAAGCAGAATAAAACATATCAATGAATGATGGCTCAGGCATAGATTCCTGCTAACTGAATATAAAATCTGAATAAAACAGCTAAACgtagaaacaaattgaagaaaaCATATGTAAAAAACAATCACATACATAATAATCTCGAGGCCTACCCTTGAACTCTTCCGTGAACAAATCAACAATTGTCTTCCCTGCCCATCTGTTTTTAGCCTGAGCACCAAACcaacattaaaaaaaacacacatttTTAACCACATTTCCCACATTACACTAGTTTTTACACATATTTGAACACTTACATGTGAGATGAACTCGAAATAGTAGGGGCGAACGTATCTAATGCCTGCGGGGGATCCAAAGAGGGTATATTAAAAAATGTTTTgccaaacaaaaaaataaaattagggaTTTCTGAATTGAATCGGGCTTTGTGCGTAAGATTTCTGAAGAATCTACCGTCGCGAAAAATGTAATCTTGGCGCTGCGGAGGATTGGCAGGAGTTTGCCACACAATATCCATGGTTTCTTCTTCTCCTTCTCTGCTTAAATTCTTCCTCTTCATGTTAGCTCTGCTTCGTGGTGAAGTGGGCAAGGTTATAGTTTGCAGTCATACCTTGAGAATCTGGGGTTAGCGACTGCGGCTCTTCAGGGTATTTTCGTAAATATATGTTTCATTttccgaaaaaaaattttaaaaacaaaaacaaaataataaagttCGATGACATTAATTTATATTGCAGAAAATGATAATAAAGATGCTATttggttttaaaataaaatttaattttaagatttttttaacTACATTGAAAATAAGACTAGGCTGACTCAAAGCAAAATATATGGGAAGTGCTACCGTTCATGGGGGACGGCCCCATGAATAGGAGCCCGGGCCCCACATAAATTTTATTAACTACATTGAAAATAAGACTAGACTGACTCAAAGCAAAATATATGGGAAGTGCTACCGTTCATGGGGCCGGGCCTCATGAATAGGAGCTCGGGCCCACATAATTATGTGGGGCCCGAGCTGTTTGGAC comes from Henckelia pumila isolate YLH828 chromosome 4, ASM3356847v2, whole genome shotgun sequence and encodes:
- the LOC140862989 gene encoding RNA pseudouridine synthase 7 isoform X2, with translation MKRKNLSREGEEETMDIVWQTPANPPQRQDYIFRDGIRYVRPYYFEFISHAKNRWAGKTIVDLFTEEFKVKAGRIQVDGQVVPVSYVVQSSQKISHFLHRHEPPVMASEVEILLTEPDVLTVRKPASVPVHPCGQYRKNTVVGILQAEHDLAPLFPIHRLDRLVSGLLILARNASKADIFRQQIEAGEVKKKYIARVIGVFPENELVVNMNINYNAREGKSTAEAENGQNCKSPSKGKAACTKFTRISTNGIQSIVSCEPITGRTHQIRVHLQFTGHPIANDMLYLSESVNHRSVEGLSADRAAAMSEFALKPNHCEICVPISTDDPIKDFCIDPMCTNCPNLAPKGYDGHEEGLWLHCVRYSGPGWTYECPYPDWASLD
- the LOC140862989 gene encoding RNA pseudouridine synthase 7 isoform X3, with amino-acid sequence MLKTDGQGRQLLICSRKSSRVSAVKAGRIQVDGQVVPVSYVVQSSQKISHFLHRHEPPVMASEVEILLTEPDVLTVRKPASVPVHPCGQYRKNTVVGILQAEHDLAPLFPIHRLDRLVSGLLILARNASKADIFRQQIEAGEVKKKYIARVIGVFPENELVVNMNINYNAREGKSTAEAENGQNCKSPSKGKAACTKFTRISTNGIQSIVSCEPITGRTHQIRVHLQFTGHPIANDMLYLSESVNHRSVEGLSADRAAAMSEFALKPNHCEICVPISTDDPIKDFCIDPMCTNCPNLAPKGYDGHEEGLWLHCVRYSGPGWTYECPYPDWASLD
- the LOC140862989 gene encoding RNA pseudouridine synthase 7 isoform X1; the encoded protein is MKRKNLSREGEEETMDIVWQTPANPPQRQDYIFRDGIRYVRPYYFEFISHAKNRWAGKTIVDLFTEEFKGRPRDYYVSAVKAGRIQVDGQVVPVSYVVQSSQKISHFLHRHEPPVMASEVEILLTEPDVLTVRKPASVPVHPCGQYRKNTVVGILQAEHDLAPLFPIHRLDRLVSGLLILARNASKADIFRQQIEAGEVKKKYIARVIGVFPENELVVNMNINYNAREGKSTAEAENGQNCKSPSKGKAACTKFTRISTNGIQSIVSCEPITGRTHQIRVHLQFTGHPIANDMLYLSESVNHRSVEGLSADRAAAMSEFALKPNHCEICVPISTDDPIKDFCIDPMCTNCPNLAPKGYDGHEEGLWLHCVRYSGPGWTYECPYPDWASLD